From a region of the Acinetobacter calcoaceticus genome:
- a CDS encoding GNAT family N-acetyltransferase: protein MQFKIIAVQDLNTQQRQQIAELCFTAFDEDPWSQYTFMQTAVHIVGILDDNIVSHALWADRVFTINGNFIVKTAYVEYVTTDYHTQGKGLASQLLRYLTDILTTLDYELAALQPEDGAFYKKLDWIPWRGNLYIKQGASTYLTDDNQIMLFPLSANLKERLSQHSEENTICADWREGELW, encoded by the coding sequence ATGCAGTTCAAAATTATCGCGGTGCAAGACCTAAATACTCAACAGCGACAACAGATTGCTGAGCTATGTTTTACAGCTTTTGATGAAGATCCTTGGAGTCAATATACCTTCATGCAAACTGCTGTTCATATTGTAGGCATATTAGATGATAATATTGTGTCACATGCTTTATGGGCAGATAGAGTTTTCACTATAAATGGTAACTTCATTGTAAAAACTGCTTATGTAGAGTATGTGACTACTGATTACCATACGCAGGGTAAAGGGCTTGCCTCACAATTATTAAGATATTTAACCGATATTTTAACTACTTTAGATTATGAACTCGCGGCATTACAACCCGAAGATGGGGCATTCTATAAAAAATTAGATTGGATTCCGTGGCGGGGGAATTTATACATCAAACAAGGTGCTTCTACTTATCTAACAGATGACAATCAAATCATGCTATTTCCGTTGAGTGCTAATCTGAAAGAGAGACTATCACAACATTCAGAAGAAAATACTATTTGTGCCGATTGGAGAGAAGGTGAACTTTGGTAG
- the cysK gene encoding cysteine synthase A: MSTDQQFPTPNNLGIAVYSNNAEAIGNTPLVRINRLIKTDATVLAKVESRNPAFSVKCRIGAALIADAEKRGVLKEGMHIVEPTSGNTGIALAFVAAAKGYPITLTMPASMSIERRKVLKALGANLVLTEPAKGMKGAVDEAVKLATEQPGLYFLPQQFENPANPQIHVDTTGPEIWQATGGQVDILVAGVGTGGTITGISRYFEQVQNKPLYSVAVEPAESPIITQTRNGENITPAPHKIQGIGANFIPKNLDLDLVDEVLPITSEEAIQWARNCAIQEGILVGISSGAALAAAAKIAERPENAGKTIVVILPDSGERYLSSVLFEGLFEQ; the protein is encoded by the coding sequence ATGTCTACCGACCAGCAATTTCCAACACCCAATAATTTAGGGATCGCAGTTTATTCTAATAATGCAGAAGCGATTGGGAATACACCATTAGTACGTATTAATCGCCTCATTAAAACTGATGCAACCGTATTAGCAAAGGTAGAAAGCCGTAATCCTGCATTTTCTGTGAAATGTCGTATTGGAGCGGCACTTATTGCAGATGCAGAAAAGCGTGGCGTGTTAAAAGAAGGCATGCATATTGTTGAACCAACTAGTGGTAATACAGGAATTGCACTGGCTTTTGTTGCAGCGGCCAAAGGCTACCCAATTACTTTAACTATGCCAGCAAGTATGAGTATTGAGCGTAGAAAAGTATTAAAAGCGCTCGGTGCCAATTTGGTTTTAACTGAACCGGCGAAGGGAATGAAAGGGGCAGTTGATGAAGCTGTGAAATTAGCGACAGAACAGCCAGGTCTTTATTTCTTACCTCAACAATTTGAAAATCCAGCAAATCCACAAATTCATGTAGATACAACTGGTCCTGAAATTTGGCAAGCAACAGGTGGGCAAGTTGATATTTTGGTTGCTGGTGTAGGGACTGGCGGTACGATTACAGGTATTTCTCGTTATTTCGAACAAGTCCAAAATAAACCTTTGTACTCTGTAGCAGTGGAACCTGCCGAGTCACCAATTATTACTCAAACAAGAAATGGTGAGAATATTACACCTGCACCGCATAAAATTCAGGGAATTGGTGCGAACTTTATTCCAAAAAATCTTGATTTAGATCTTGTTGATGAAGTCTTACCTATAACTAGTGAAGAAGCAATTCAATGGGCCAGAAATTGTGCAATTCAAGAAGGTATTTTAGTAGGAATATCGAGTGGAGCTGCATTAGCGGCAGCGGCTAAAATTGCAGAACGTCCTGAGAATGCTGGAAAAACTATTGTTGTTATTCTTCCAGACAGTGGAGAGCGTTATTTATCTTCTGTTCTATTTGAAGGTTTATTTGAACAATAA
- a CDS encoding lytic transglycosylase domain-containing protein has product MKLDYWFYILFTSSLAHNCYKPTQLRFLSLKFLVIALTAIMTGCTSLGPNSGSFSWRSNKLSTGLQKAYSVPQSTANRLSPIIIQSADQYNVPPLLLAAVIRQESSYNTNALSPTGAVGLTQIIPSYWQRTCAGNLYDESINIQCGAYILNHYYQTADSWFKATAYYNVGPTGYERSFWTRHKAKKYARSVKRHQKALKNAL; this is encoded by the coding sequence TTGAAACTTGATTATTGGTTTTATATTTTGTTTACCTCATCTTTAGCTCACAACTGTTATAAGCCAACACAACTACGTTTTTTAAGCCTTAAATTTCTTGTAATTGCTTTAACCGCAATCATGACAGGATGTACAAGTTTAGGCCCTAATAGTGGTTCATTTTCATGGCGTTCTAATAAGCTCTCAACAGGACTACAAAAAGCTTATTCTGTTCCACAAAGCACAGCGAATCGGTTATCTCCAATTATTATTCAAAGTGCTGATCAATATAATGTACCCCCTCTTTTACTTGCCGCGGTTATAAGACAAGAGTCTAGTTACAATACTAACGCCCTCTCACCTACGGGTGCAGTAGGTTTAACTCAAATTATTCCAAGCTATTGGCAACGAACGTGTGCGGGTAATTTGTATGATGAATCTATAAATATTCAATGTGGTGCATATATTTTAAATCATTACTATCAGACAGCCGATAGCTGGTTTAAAGCCACTGCTTATTATAATGTGGGCCCAACTGGATATGAGCGGAGCTTCTGGACACGGCACAAAGCTAAGAAATATGCTCGGTCTGTAAAACGTCATCAAAAAGCTTTAAAAAACGCTCTATAA